The proteins below come from a single Leptospiraceae bacterium genomic window:
- a CDS encoding DUF1018 domain-containing protein gives MEQKKLRTIFAFKKELQLTEDELYLHLQLICKTDSISGLSDSEADKFIRSLRSKLPRKPRKRNYPTIRTAQNPNVITLATPDQREYLQNLINQANAAKGYKMTIETMSQRQFKKSERLLTRNEARILTEAAKSILTR, from the coding sequence ATGGAACAAAAAAAACTAAGAACCATCTTCGCATTCAAAAAAGAATTACAACTCACAGAGGATGAGTTGTATTTGCACTTACAATTGATTTGCAAGACAGATTCCATCAGTGGATTAAGCGACAGCGAAGCGGATAAGTTCATTCGTTCGCTACGTTCCAAGCTCCCACGCAAACCGCGTAAGCGTAATTATCCAACCATCCGAACAGCCCAAAACCCGAACGTAATCACACTAGCAACACCGGACCAACGAGAGTATTTACAAAACCTAATCAATCAGGCAAACGCGGCTAAAGGCTACAAGATGACAATCGAAACAATGAGCCAACGCCAATTCAAGAAGAGCGAACGCCTATTAACCCGCAACGAAGCCCGCATCCTAACCGAAGCGGCAAAGAGCATCCTAACAAGATAG
- a CDS encoding ATP-binding protein — protein MKNRVTPFVDTKNTDKVIRLAKTTVDNRGWLVIIGEVGAGKSYLVKQLSDFWKSNPNKFTLVDMGKVFERGSFSVSGVMKSMLKQIAPDEEMPGNIQGKYDLIRKALSTNVSMNRKIILLFDEAQNLSASTIRDLKKLHEIESGEHEHLFAILMFGKNSSRWENLLNGQEVGWRVSKNYLYNLEKEEILKFAKDSHNITFESGRNGDRAKQLFLSNTHPTPLGVKRMVSILEANDDSFTGKVTEESLRTALGTSLKQILTSSKISYRTIQDRLLKNRNIKVDKSTVSKVMSYQTEDVKSETAQAIIDEALAELNAVSGGNVDLKYNIAANG, from the coding sequence ATGAAAAATAGAGTAACACCATTCGTAGACACAAAGAACACCGACAAAGTGATCCGCTTAGCAAAGACCACAGTGGATAATCGCGGTTGGCTAGTGATCATCGGAGAAGTAGGAGCTGGAAAATCCTACCTCGTAAAACAACTATCCGATTTCTGGAAATCAAACCCAAACAAGTTCACGCTTGTAGACATGGGAAAAGTTTTCGAGCGCGGATCCTTCAGCGTATCCGGTGTAATGAAGTCCATGCTAAAACAAATCGCACCGGATGAAGAGATGCCAGGAAACATCCAAGGCAAATACGATCTTATCCGCAAAGCCCTATCGACCAACGTAAGCATGAACCGCAAGATCATTTTACTCTTTGACGAAGCCCAAAACCTAAGCGCATCCACAATCCGCGACTTAAAGAAGCTCCACGAAATCGAATCAGGAGAGCACGAACACCTATTTGCAATCCTCATGTTTGGAAAAAATTCCTCTCGCTGGGAAAACTTACTCAATGGTCAAGAGGTAGGCTGGCGGGTAAGCAAGAATTACCTCTACAATCTTGAGAAAGAAGAGATTTTAAAGTTCGCAAAGGACTCTCACAACATCACCTTCGAATCTGGACGAAACGGAGACAGAGCAAAACAATTATTCCTCTCCAACACACACCCAACACCACTTGGAGTAAAGCGAATGGTCAGCATCCTAGAGGCTAACGACGATTCATTCACTGGAAAGGTCACAGAGGAATCGCTGAGAACAGCTTTAGGAACTTCGTTAAAACAAATTCTGACAAGCTCTAAAATATCTTACCGAACTATCCAAGACAGACTATTAAAAAACAGGAATATCAAAGTGGATAAGTCAACAGTGAGCAAAGTCATGAGCTACCAAACCGAAGACGTAAAATCAGAAACCGCCCAAGCAATCATAGATGAGGCATTAGCCGAACTCAACGCAGTAAGCGGCGGCAACGTAGATTTGAAATACAACATAGCAGCTAATGGGTAA
- a CDS encoding PAS domain S-box protein: protein MIGVTQFFRDTEAYKILKEEVIPKLFFDVSPGEPVRIWSAGCSTGEEAYSIAILCKDYLDKNSLNIDLKIFASDLDKEAIRRASIGLYPESIVADVSAEYLEKYFTKISSGYQVREFIRQIVIFSNHNIITDPPFSKISLVTCRNMLIYFKPEIQNKIINFFQYSLSRGGYLFLGSSEALSEVSSAFEVISSKNKIFKFKEGHENAFLRNLLPTKNGLTSRNRSVTLSPQIIPTLDTRKNNPLIELYQESLNYFAPSGVIIDRHDTIVYFFKDIKRFLNFPVGKSNLNIMELADAQLTMIISNMIYKVRHEKKEIRLNKLKFKEYGRYIELNLAANIVFVGRIKEEFIILTINESIDIPKSNETQIDDAVNYDEQVADRLREMEREIKFRDENLQTTIEELETSNEELQSTNEELVSSNEELQSTNEELQSVNEELYTVNSQFQDKINELTELNDDINNLITNTKIGAIYLDKKLQIRKYTKEMEKSLNILNMDIGRPFSHITLNFNYPKFYEEIQKVQRTLKEKIIEIYTNSGEWYVMKIIPYRHSDNSIHGIVIVQINVTELNEALDVNKKILLAMEQSTNGVMITDINGEIEYVNSHFSVLTGYSKEECVGRKPSILRSGKYSEKFYQNLWNTILSGKPWISEMCNRKKNGDLYWEINQITPILDNKGNIINFLSVREDVTEKRKLNEKLSINITMLENSQKIGNIGSWTFDLKANKLVWSEEVFRILGLKPNEFEPTYEKFMEFVHPEDREKLDNSFQATIRNRIPYQITHRIIRPDGEIRYVEEKSEEALDENNEVKLSIGCIKDVTELRKALESEKKLNEELALKNEEIIKSNNQLNNTNSQLLMALPFPFSYCKVIVDTNNNPIDYEFMEVNDVFEKHVGIFRKDLIGKLVTQVNPKIPRELIERLGKVGLSGAEISFEQYSPLMQKKYSYKVFSPALGYFCELLIEINNEDK from the coding sequence TTGATCGGAGTAACTCAATTTTTTAGAGATACGGAAGCATATAAAATTTTAAAGGAGGAAGTAATTCCTAAATTATTTTTTGATGTATCTCCCGGTGAGCCTGTTCGTATTTGGAGCGCTGGATGTTCTACAGGAGAAGAGGCATATTCCATCGCAATTCTATGTAAAGATTATTTGGACAAAAACTCACTTAATATAGATCTCAAAATATTTGCAAGTGACTTAGATAAGGAAGCAATTCGTAGAGCAAGTATTGGACTATATCCGGAAAGTATTGTTGCAGATGTGTCAGCAGAATATTTGGAAAAATATTTCACAAAAATAAGTTCTGGATACCAAGTTCGTGAGTTTATTCGACAAATTGTTATTTTCTCCAATCATAATATAATTACTGATCCGCCGTTTTCGAAAATCAGCCTTGTCACCTGTCGCAATATGCTTATTTACTTTAAACCAGAAATACAAAATAAAATCATAAATTTTTTTCAGTATTCTCTATCGCGAGGAGGGTATTTATTTTTGGGAAGTAGTGAGGCATTGAGTGAGGTATCCTCTGCATTTGAAGTGATAAGTTCAAAAAATAAAATATTCAAATTTAAGGAAGGGCACGAAAATGCATTTCTAAGAAATTTACTTCCAACAAAAAATGGTCTTACTTCAAGAAATAGATCAGTTACTCTATCACCGCAAATTATTCCTACTCTAGATACTCGAAAAAATAATCCACTGATAGAGTTGTACCAAGAATCGCTGAATTATTTTGCGCCTTCAGGGGTTATTATAGACAGACATGATACTATTGTATATTTTTTCAAAGATATAAAACGATTTCTAAATTTTCCCGTTGGCAAATCAAATTTGAATATAATGGAATTAGCAGATGCACAGCTAACAATGATTATTTCCAATATGATTTATAAAGTTAGGCATGAGAAAAAAGAAATTAGACTGAACAAACTAAAGTTTAAAGAATATGGTCGTTATATCGAACTAAATCTTGCCGCCAATATTGTATTTGTCGGTCGAATCAAAGAAGAGTTTATAATCCTAACGATTAACGAATCTATAGATATTCCAAAATCGAACGAAACACAAATAGACGATGCTGTTAATTATGATGAACAAGTAGCAGATAGACTTCGAGAAATGGAGCGCGAGATTAAGTTTAGAGATGAAAATCTACAAACCACAATCGAAGAGTTAGAAACTTCTAATGAAGAACTGCAATCTACCAATGAAGAATTAGTATCTTCCAACGAAGAACTCCAGTCTACTAATGAGGAGTTACAATCTGTAAATGAAGAGTTATACACCGTTAACTCCCAATTCCAAGACAAAATAAATGAATTAACCGAATTAAATGATGATATTAATAATTTAATTACAAATACAAAAATTGGCGCAATTTACTTAGATAAAAAGTTACAAATTCGAAAGTATACAAAAGAAATGGAAAAATCTTTAAATATATTAAATATGGATATTGGTCGCCCATTCTCGCACATAACGCTAAATTTTAACTATCCAAAATTCTATGAAGAAATTCAAAAAGTACAACGGACACTTAAAGAGAAAATTATAGAAATATATACCAACAGCGGAGAGTGGTATGTAATGAAAATTATCCCCTACAGGCATTCTGATAATTCTATTCATGGAATTGTAATTGTACAAATTAATGTAACTGAATTAAATGAAGCCTTGGATGTTAATAAAAAAATTCTTTTAGCAATGGAACAAAGTACAAATGGTGTAATGATTACTGATATAAACGGAGAAATTGAATATGTAAATTCTCATTTTTCAGTTCTAACTGGTTACTCTAAAGAAGAGTGTGTTGGTAGAAAACCTAGTATTCTAAGATCAGGTAAATATTCCGAGAAATTTTATCAAAATCTTTGGAATACAATTCTGAGCGGCAAACCATGGATATCCGAAATGTGCAATCGGAAAAAAAATGGTGATCTATATTGGGAAATCAATCAAATTACGCCAATCCTAGACAACAAAGGAAATATTATTAATTTTCTGTCTGTCAGGGAGGACGTAACCGAAAAAAGAAAACTCAATGAAAAACTTTCTATCAATATAACGATGCTTGAAAATTCTCAAAAAATAGGAAACATAGGAAGTTGGACTTTTGATCTCAAAGCAAATAAGCTTGTTTGGTCGGAGGAAGTATTTCGTATATTGGGATTAAAACCGAATGAATTTGAACCAACCTACGAAAAATTTATGGAATTCGTGCATCCCGAAGACAGAGAAAAGCTTGATAATTCATTTCAAGCGACCATTCGTAATCGTATTCCTTACCAAATAACGCATAGAATTATTCGTCCCGATGGAGAAATCCGTTATGTAGAAGAGAAGTCCGAAGAAGCGTTAGATGAAAACAACGAAGTGAAACTATCGATTGGATGTATTAAGGATGTTACAGAATTACGAAAAGCTTTAGAAAGCGAAAAAAAATTAAATGAAGAGTTAGCATTAAAAAATGAAGAAATAATTAAATCAAATAACCAGTTAAATAATACAAACTCTCAGTTATTAATGGCATTACCATTTCCATTTTCCTACTGTAAAGTGATCGTTGATACAAATAATAATCCAATCGACTATGAGTTTATGGAAGTAAATGATGTATTTGAAAAACACGTAGGAATTTTCAGAAAAGATTTAATTGGAAAATTGGTAACGCAAGTAAATCCAAAAATACCAAGGGAGTTGATAGAGAGATTGGGCAAAGTTGGATTATCCGGTGCAGAAATCAGTTTTGAACAGTATAGCCCTTTAATGCAAAAAAAATATTCCTACAAAGTTTTCTCTCCTGCCTTAGGATACTTTTGCGAATTATTGATTGAAATTAACAATGAAGACAAATGA
- a CDS encoding host-nuclease inhibitor Gam family protein → MAKAKQPVETIVIYEYEQGDLHKAIAEIARLTTEIKQAEDKTNESILILQTELAAQIEPMKQEVKKISLSIKKFTDANREKLFKDDAKTIKLETGDISYRSSKPSVAVNSSKKLIDTILEQNNLIDVRDKFVKKMDKVFIRTKLELNKDAVLDNPDTAKTVTGVEVAEGEESFYIKPYATNTEMEVAA, encoded by the coding sequence ATGGCAAAGGCAAAACAACCAGTAGAGACAATAGTAATCTACGAATACGAACAAGGTGATCTACACAAGGCAATCGCAGAGATAGCGCGACTAACGACAGAGATCAAACAAGCAGAGGATAAGACCAACGAATCCATCTTGATTCTGCAAACAGAATTAGCCGCACAGATTGAACCGATGAAGCAAGAGGTAAAAAAGATTTCCCTCTCGATCAAGAAGTTCACAGACGCAAACCGAGAGAAGCTATTCAAGGACGACGCGAAGACAATCAAGCTTGAAACGGGCGATATTTCTTACCGGTCATCTAAACCAAGCGTAGCCGTAAACTCAAGCAAGAAGCTAATTGATACTATCCTCGAACAAAACAACTTGATAGACGTTCGTGACAAGTTCGTAAAGAAGATGGACAAAGTCTTCATCAGAACCAAGCTCGAACTCAACAAAGACGCAGTTCTAGATAATCCAGATACTGCAAAAACAGTAACGGGAGTAGAAGTAGCCGAAGGCGAAGAGTCATTCTACATCAAACCTTACGCAACCAACACCGAAATGGAAGTCGCGGCTTAA
- a CDS encoding helix-turn-helix transcriptional regulator: MIDRLKEVIHDSGLSNRKFSVAIGLSENAISEVLNGRTNLSHKALITIKDKYNISPNWLLTGELPKLLKKSTDAGNGGNAASRVKVRFDENGLPITEIIPVDSKKSKTKSADVVSLEGLTDEQRKEVLSFIEFVKSKKK, from the coding sequence ATGATTGATAGATTAAAAGAAGTTATTCACGATTCAGGATTATCTAATAGAAAGTTCAGTGTTGCTATTGGATTGTCAGAAAATGCCATATCTGAGGTATTAAACGGACGAACTAATCTATCTCATAAAGCTCTAATTACAATCAAAGATAAATACAATATTAGCCCCAATTGGCTATTAACTGGCGAACTCCCAAAACTTCTTAAAAAATCTACTGATGCGGGTAATGGTGGTAATGCAGCTAGTAGAGTCAAGGTCAGGTTTGACGAAAACGGTTTACCTATTACGGAAATTATCCCTGTCGATTCTAAAAAGTCTAAAACTAAATCTGCGGATGTGGTGAGTCTGGAGGGGTTGACGGATGAGCAACGCAAAGAGGTTTTGAGTTTTATTGAATTTGTAAAGAGTAAGAAGAAATAA
- a CDS encoding PAS domain-containing protein has product MNEKFKELRERAENALENSERNIDNITKEEILKIVQNLEIHQIELELQNEELINTQTNLKNSIQNYANLYEFAPNGYMQVDEDLRITECNLKNCSMLSISKNKILEKRFTNFIAPDYQDIFYLCFEEIKATKKPNSAELILTPSNDLEISVKVDIAPILYSDKYLMAITNISQLKFFEAENKKKELRAVSLLNAIPDLVFRMDKDGNYLDFKASNDGLYYRTDDLIGKNYKDILPEYLVHIIEENINLAVKTGNLQVFEYTLDMPIKGIHFYECRLTVSSGNEIIAIVRDITEKRKIEKTLSDKSQELQVIYDNNPGLISHVDRDLRYISVNKSYYKYFHKDDVIGKRIQDVLDNEAYEKSIPYLKKALNGESVKFDNNIKSHDGKAVSLEVEYIPEIVNGKVIGIFIIANDITERKIFEKELIKEKENAERASKSKSTFLANMSHEIRTPMTAILGFSEILGTQLTDPQLLEYIKNISNSGRTLLSLINDILDLSKIEENKLNIKTEPVSLASVIDDIMNVFSLAAEKKQLKLIKEIPENFPKNLLLDELRIRQLMFNLVGNAIKFTETGFITLKLKIFQIKKINKVEYLDLKIIVEDTGIGIPEKQLESIFDSFTQVIGQNLAKFGGTGLGLAIVKKIVQLMGGSVEVKSQLAQGSVFTITLPNIEITEKADYLNSELIDLEKIKFKDSKVLIVDDNLLIREVIKKFLSDYSNLVILEAVDGKDAIQKANIHIPDVILMDLRMPGMSGVEAIQIIKSQNETKHIPILVITATVYKTEEMQIINECEGVLYKPIKRREVLEKIINILGETTLVYNEKKINEVNYDFSQVSKDGLNNVLLKINSKLMERWNFLCEFLDMEEVKLFADEIISIGELESIDILSEWGKNLKNLASVFDINSLQSELQKFQKIKESIELHRG; this is encoded by the coding sequence ATGAACGAAAAATTTAAAGAGCTTAGAGAGCGGGCAGAAAATGCATTAGAAAATTCTGAACGGAATATTGATAATATCACTAAAGAAGAAATATTAAAGATTGTTCAAAATTTAGAAATTCACCAAATCGAATTAGAATTACAAAATGAAGAACTCATTAACACACAAACAAATTTAAAAAATTCAATTCAAAACTATGCAAATTTATATGAGTTTGCTCCCAATGGATACATGCAAGTAGATGAGGATCTTCGAATAACTGAATGTAACCTCAAAAATTGCTCTATGTTATCGATTTCTAAAAATAAAATATTAGAGAAACGATTTACAAATTTTATTGCACCGGATTACCAAGATATATTTTACCTTTGTTTTGAAGAAATTAAAGCAACCAAGAAACCTAATTCTGCAGAGTTAATTTTAACTCCCTCTAATGATTTGGAAATTTCGGTCAAAGTAGATATAGCTCCTATTTTATATTCAGACAAATATTTGATGGCAATAACCAACATTAGCCAACTAAAATTTTTTGAAGCAGAAAACAAAAAGAAAGAACTGCGGGCAGTTTCTTTATTAAACGCAATTCCTGATTTAGTTTTTAGAATGGATAAAGATGGAAATTATTTAGACTTTAAGGCATCCAATGATGGCCTTTATTATAGGACAGATGATTTAATTGGAAAAAATTACAAAGACATACTTCCAGAATATCTTGTCCATATTATTGAAGAAAATATTAATCTCGCAGTGAAAACAGGTAATTTACAAGTGTTTGAATATACTTTAGATATGCCGATAAAAGGAATTCATTTTTATGAATGCCGATTAACTGTAAGTTCAGGGAATGAAATTATTGCAATAGTTAGAGATATAACCGAAAAAAGAAAAATAGAAAAAACGTTAAGCGATAAAAGTCAAGAGTTACAAGTTATATATGATAATAATCCAGGACTGATTAGTCATGTGGATAGGGATTTGCGGTATATTTCTGTAAATAAATCATATTATAAATATTTTCATAAAGATGATGTAATTGGCAAAAGAATACAAGATGTTCTAGATAATGAGGCTTATGAAAAAAGTATTCCTTATTTAAAAAAAGCCCTAAATGGCGAGTCTGTAAAATTTGATAACAATATAAAATCACATGATGGCAAAGCAGTATCTTTAGAAGTAGAATACATTCCAGAAATCGTAAACGGAAAAGTGATTGGAATATTTATTATTGCAAATGATATTACAGAAAGGAAAATATTCGAGAAAGAATTAATTAAAGAAAAAGAAAATGCAGAAAGAGCTAGTAAATCTAAAAGTACATTTCTCGCAAATATGAGTCATGAAATTCGAACCCCCATGACAGCCATATTAGGATTTTCGGAGATACTTGGTACCCAATTGACGGATCCTCAATTATTAGAATATATAAAAAACATTTCTAATAGCGGCAGAACATTATTATCCCTAATAAATGATATATTAGATTTATCTAAAATAGAAGAAAATAAATTAAATATAAAAACCGAACCTGTTAGTTTGGCTTCTGTCATTGATGATATAATGAACGTATTTTCGTTGGCTGCGGAAAAAAAACAATTAAAACTAATCAAAGAAATCCCCGAAAACTTTCCAAAAAATTTACTTTTAGACGAATTACGAATTCGACAATTAATGTTTAATTTAGTGGGAAATGCAATCAAGTTTACAGAAACTGGGTTTATTACTTTAAAGTTAAAAATATTTCAAATTAAAAAAATCAATAAAGTCGAATACTTAGATTTAAAAATCATAGTGGAGGATACTGGTATTGGAATTCCTGAGAAACAGTTAGAAAGTATTTTCGATTCATTTACGCAAGTTATTGGTCAAAATCTTGCTAAATTTGGTGGGACCGGTTTAGGTCTGGCCATTGTGAAAAAAATTGTACAACTAATGGGTGGGAGTGTTGAAGTAAAAAGTCAACTAGCGCAGGGATCTGTATTTACAATCACATTGCCCAATATTGAAATAACCGAGAAAGCTGACTATTTAAATAGTGAATTAATTGATTTAGAAAAAATTAAATTTAAAGATTCCAAAGTTTTGATTGTGGATGACAATTTATTGATTCGAGAAGTAATAAAAAAGTTTTTGTCGGACTATTCGAATTTAGTAATATTAGAAGCGGTAGACGGAAAAGATGCAATTCAAAAGGCAAACATACATATTCCGGACGTTATTCTGATGGATTTACGAATGCCGGGTATGTCAGGGGTGGAAGCAATTCAAATCATAAAATCACAAAATGAAACAAAACATATTCCAATACTTGTTATCACAGCTACTGTCTATAAGACTGAAGAAATGCAAATAATCAATGAATGCGAAGGTGTACTGTACAAACCAATTAAAAGAAGGGAAGTCTTAGAAAAAATTATTAATATACTTGGCGAAACTACACTTGTTTACAATGAAAAAAAAATTAATGAGGTAAATTATGATTTTTCGCAAGTTTCAAAAGATGGACTTAATAATGTTTTATTAAAAATAAATTCTAAATTAATGGAAAGATGGAATTTTTTGTGTGAGTTTTTGGATATGGAAGAAGTTAAACTTTTTGCAGATGAGATTATATCGATAGGCGAATTAGAGTCTATTGATATTCTTTCTGAATGGGGTAAAAATTTAAAAAATTTAGCATCCGTCTTTGATATTAATTCCTT
- a CDS encoding helix-turn-helix domain-containing protein, giving the protein MAGFSYNGSLLGRTPRVPTDVVAPTTKIQKRIRGIFRFEATPLLFADVDADFYLDIKQAARELDVTERSIARYRVAKQLPTHSLGERKNLFRKSVIDKIKNAV; this is encoded by the coding sequence ATGGCTGGATTCTCTTATAATGGTTCATTGTTAGGACGCACGCCGCGCGTCCCTACGGATGTCGTCGCGCCGACGACGAAAATACAAAAACGCATACGCGGAATTTTTCGCTTTGAGGCTACTCCGTTGTTATTTGCTGACGTGGATGCTGATTTCTATTTGGATATTAAACAAGCCGCTCGTGAGCTGGATGTTACCGAACGTTCGATTGCTCGTTATCGCGTTGCTAAACAACTTCCTACTCACTCCCTCGGTGAGCGCAAAAATCTATTCCGTAAATCTGTAATCGATAAAATCAAAAACGCCGTGTAA